agattttttaaattaatacaaaataatatttttcaaaatttgaatttcacaataaatttttattcaagaaatttaaaatagataataattactagactaaaaatagaataattagtagattaaaatataaatttttaaaaataaaaaaaaaaaattattaaaaaattataaatttttttaaaataaaaacttaactcgtaaaaatttattaaattctcaaaataaaaaagtattaaaatgataatgaaataaaaaaaaacataatattataaatttataaaaataacaaaaaaaataattctctaataaattttttgttaaaaatttaaattttaaacaaattaaaaaattgacataaaaaaaaaataacaattttaataatatcgcaacactttttaataaaaatatcactTTAATCTATGTCATATCTCAAAAATCTAATACATGATAATTTATTCAATAGAcgaaatcaaatatttttatgtaaagaTGTTTTGAGCATCTTTACCTAAGTGTCCACCAAATCATAATTAATCTTGTAATTTCTATAAAATATGTTcattattatcttaatttaagaGTAATTAATCTCACTTTATCACTTTACTAactttcttattttaaaaaatcttgaTCCAAAAGTGTGAATGGACCTCTCATATTTCCTCGCGCAATAGTCTTTTTTACACTTATATAGTaaagttttttttatctttgGTTATGAAAGCTCACACACTTATATCAACACACTTTAAGTTGAAAAgtctaaataaataattctaagtgaccaatattttgtttttcttgtttttgtcttACTTTTGAATCaacattttttcattttacTCTAATCCCTTGAGAGTTGAGAGTTATATCTATAACATTCTTTTTGTTATGCTTATATGTAAGTGTTGATGGTGTGTTTAAAGAGTTAACAAGCAATAACATATACCTTGTCCAGAAACACCAACAGAATACACGTATGCAGTTTTGATAGATTGGCAAATCACAGCATAGTTTGGTGGAAAGAATCCATCATATTTTTCTGATCTCTTTGATGGGTTTTCTTCATCGACCTTGTCCTTTGATGGGTTTTCTTCATCGACCTTGTCATCACTTCCCCAAGTAAAAAAAAGTTTGCCTGCACATAAACACAAGCATGTGTTTGCATTGCAATATAATTCTCTGATCTCTAAATGTTTTTTACCgtgttaattaattattaggaAGTATTATATACAAAAAATCAGTCACATCTGATGTCACCGGTGAAGCATATTTCATATATTGAATTGGTTCAAGTACACACcagagagaaagagaagggaTAGAATGAAAATGTATTCACATACCAACAACAGAAATTAGTGATTTTGAGGATTTGTATAATGTGGTGTAATTCTCTGGAAGCAATTCTTCGGGTTCAGTTTTGTTCATCTTTTCCAAATACTTTTTCATTTTACTTTTGACATCCAATGGTTCTACAAGTATAcctttaaaaaatgaaaaaagaattaGTAGATGAAATCAAtcattttaagaaaataaattatatttaatttaaacttcATTTGAGAAagagtaaataaataaatatatactctaaacaaaaataaaaaataaaaatattataaatattgaGTGTAGTTAGCcttatgtgaagttgatagaTAAGAATCATTAGATGATAATTTAGTTAAACATGTTAAATCATTTAATAACTTTTAACTATTAACTTTAATTTCACATCAAATTAACTGCACATAAATTTTCATCTACAAATATTTGCAATTCTATAAGTGATAAGTAATTAGTATGTTCATACtgcacaaaaaataaaacattaatAAAACATAGCATAATAATAAATGTAGCTTTCAAAATATACAACCATATACTTACAGTGATAAAGGATTAATTTCCACCATGAAAATTTGATTCCACTTCGAAAGGCCAATGGCCTAGTAGCAAAGATTTTTAAAGGGGTGAGTCCTTTCTTGTTGCGGAGTGTAGCAAGTACAGGAAAACAATGCACTATTATGACTGCTAAATCTGTTCCACCataacataaatatatatatatatgaaaacaAATTAGTAATGTATATattgattattaaaaatactatttgtataCTATAATCAGTAActaatatatgtataaatatatgtaatttaatttatttttaacgtgtatttatattttaacatatattttatactagaGACTGATTTTGattactaattttaaaatacacGTATAGCATAGTCGATATCCTATAATAATTAAGCAATGAAGGTAGCTTACCAAAATGCTCCCTCCTAATAGCACAGTGGAGAATGCTATCTCCGTCATGGTCGCGGACAAGCTCCGGAAAAGTGATGGGGCGGCTCTTATCGGTATCATAGAGGTAAGCGAAGGCTTCCTTGTGCCAATTAAGAGCAGCAAGAAACAATGGTGTCTCCCCTTTCTTGTTCTTCAATGTCCTCAATTCTATCCTCTCCGCTATGATGCACTTGCACAGTTTCGCAAACCCCCTTGACGCCGCCACATGGAGAGGCGTGTCGCCGTGCTCATTCCCTTTCTCCAGAGCACCAGTGTTATGCGCCATGATTTCATACACAAGATCTTTaacaacttctccttcgtccaAATCCACGGCCACGTGCAAAGCCGTATCCTTAGAATCGTTAACCGTTATGGTGTGTGCCTTTGGCTTTGAGTCGTACATCTTCCTTACTTCATCCCACCTGCCTTCTAATGTGTAATGCGCTAGCTTTTTACGCAATTCATCTTCTTCTGTCTCAACTTCGAATATTTCTTTCTTTGGTGATGAACTCATCATAGGGTACGACATTTTTTGCCAAATATTGCAAATTCTATGGCTTTCGGGCTT
The Arachis stenosperma cultivar V10309 chromosome 7, arast.V10309.gnm1.PFL2, whole genome shotgun sequence genome window above contains:
- the LOC130939340 gene encoding uncharacterized protein LOC130939340 → MSYPMMSSSPKKEIFEVETEEDELRKKLAHYTLEGRWDEVRKMYDSKPKAHTITVNDSKDTALHVAVDLDEGEVVKDLVYEIMAHNTGALEKGNEHGDTPLHVAASRGFAKLCKCIIAERIELRTLKNKKGETPLFLAALNWHKEAFAYLYDTDKSRPITFPELVRDHDGDSILHCAIRREHFDLAVIIVHCFPVLATLRNKKGLTPLKIFATRPLAFRSGIKFSWWKLILYHCILVEPLDVKSKMKKYLEKMNKTEPEELLPENYTTLYKSSKSLISVVGM